The Amaranthus tricolor cultivar Red isolate AtriRed21 chromosome 14, ASM2621246v1, whole genome shotgun sequence DNA window ATTTCCTGACCTGAAAAATAATCCAAGGTCTACAGTTCGTATCGAAACAAATGTTTTATCCCATTCCAATGTCTTTCTGTTGGTGCATTACTatacctagctaataaatttacagaaaatgctatatcaggtcttgtattatttgctaagtacattaaagcgcCAATGGCACTCAAGTATGGCACTTCCGGGCCTAAAATTTCTTCGTCTTCTTCTTGTGGATGGAATGGGTCATCTTTTATATTTAGTGATCGTATCACCATTGGGGAACTTAGTGGATGAGCCTTGTCCATGTAAAATCGTTTCAAAACTTTCTCAGTATAATTGCTCTGATggacaaatattccacttttcaaatgttcaatttgtaaaccaagacagaatttagtttttcccaaatccttcatctcaaattctctcATCAAATATTTAGCTGTTATCTCAATTTCTCTTGGGGTTCCAATCAAATttaagtcatctacatacacagcAATTATTACGAAACCTACTTGAGATCGTTTGATGAATACACATGGGCTAATTTGGTCGTTTTTGAATCCTGCTTTCATAAGATATTCACTCAAACGATTATACCACATTCGCCCAGATTGCTTTAACCCATACaatgatttctttaattttatagaaaacattTCTCTGGGTACATTTTTTATTGGTAAGTTTAGCCCTTCAGGGACCTTCATATAGATGTCTGTGTCGAGTGACCCATATAAATATGCAGTTACGACATCCATCAATCTCATGTGTAGGGATTGAGAAACTGttaaacttaccaaaaatcTAAGTGTGGTTGCATCAACTACTGGGGAATaggtttcttcataatcaactcctggcatttgagaaaaaccttgagctacaagtcttgccttgtatctgacaatttcatttttctcatttctttttcttacaaatacccatttgaagCCTACGGGTTTTATGCCGTttggagtttgtaaaatttgcccaaaaacttcccttttttctaatgattttaattctgcctcaattgcttctttccatcttggccaatcagatctttttctgcattcatttatcgatattggctcaagatcattttcatcatttattatttcaataactACGGAATAAGCAAAGGATTCATTTGGAATGATCCTTTTTCGATTCTattttttcttggagaaaatataattcattgagatttcataattttcatccttttcattATCGAAAAtgtcttgattttctcctttattttcattttcattttgaatattattttgtgcACCTTCtagttttctcaattttcttggttttaaatcttttgaaccaagtggccTTCCACGCTTTCTTTGCACAACAATTTCATCGCTTTTTGCCTTTACATCAGGAATTTCTATTCGAGCtggagtatttgctgctggtatatgtgattttgtaactctcttagtatctgtgaatgcatcaggtaattggTTAGCAACACTTTGAAGGTGAACAATTCGTTGTACTTcttgttcacatgattttgtttttgggtctaaatattctaaatgtgttgctttccaaataagttccatatttcttttctgtaagtccacattctctccccctaaagatgggaatattgtctcattaaaatggCAATCAGCAAATCTAGCTTGAAATTGATCACCAGTTAATGGTTCAAGATATCGTATAATTGATGGAGATTCAAAACCGACATATATTCCCattcttctttgtggacccatttttgtacgttgagggGGAGCAATGGGCACATATACAGCGCACccaaagattttcaaatgtgaaatatttggtTCATGACCAACTACTAATTGCATTGGCGAATATTTGTGATAAGCTGTAGGTCTTAGCCTAATCAATGATGTTGCATGTAATATTGCATAACCCCAGGCCGATGATGGTAAGTTTGATTTCATTAGCAGTGgtcttgcaattaattgcaatctcttaattaaAGATTCAGCAAGACCATTTTGTGTGTGAACATGTGGCACAGGGTGTTCTACTTTAATTCCAATTgacatgcaataatcattaaaagtttgagatgtgaattcgccagcattgtccaatctaataccttttattgtataatcaggaaaatgacttttcaatttgatgatttgtgcaagtagttttgcaaatgcattgtttctacttgatagaaggcttacatgtgaccatcttgTGGAAGCATCTATTAAGACCATGAAGTACCTAAAAGGTCCACATGGTAGATTAATTGGACCACATATATCTCCTTgaattctttcaagaaatataggagattcattaacaatcttatttactGATGGTCTAGTAATAAATTTGCCAAGAGAACAAGAGGTGCATAAGAGCTCATTCGACTGGAGAATCTTATTATTTCTTAGTGGGTGCCCGACTGAACTTgctattattttatacatcatcCCAGTGCCAGGATGACCTAAGCGGTCATGCCATAAAGTGAATAGCTCTTTATTGTCTAAtcttatcatatttatttcaatcgggCGGATATGGGTGAGATACAACCCTGATGAATATGCTGGCGTCCTTTCAAGGATAATTTTCGTTCCATTTCTTTCTGCTGTAAGGCATaagaattctttttcatttatacTTTTGGTTTCCATATGGTAACCATTTTGTCTTATTGCCTTGAAACTGATAAGATTtcttcgagatttactcgagtatagtgcatcatttatttctaattttatccccatagggagtatgatgcatgcttttccagtgccttcgattaattttgttgttcctGATATGGTATTGACATTTGCCTCAAGCAATGTtaggtttgaaaaatattctcgaTTTTTCAATATCGTATGTGTTGCTCCACTGTCCAGGAGGCGAGGAAATGTTGATCCATTTACTGACATTTTCTTTACtaagataagaaaaaaaaaattatattattaatataaagctaGAATACTGAATACAAAAACATAAGTAGAGAATtacaacttaaaatgaaaaacaagttagataaacagaaaaatgcatctagtcatctcaaaagatgtaattatcttcttcttgGGGATCAAGTTTGTGGAGGTTCACATCCTCAGTAAAGAAATCGGAGACATCTAAGGTGGGCCCAGATGTACTTgcttcatttacaaaatttgcttctgccccttttcctttgtttttctggGAAGCTTGATATAAATCCATTAAATATTTGGCGGTACGACAAGTTCGCCCCCAATGTCCAGTCATGCCACATCTATTACATGTGCTTTTGTATTTCTggacttgtttaaaattatcatttcgggggggaaatatatttctttcataaacgtGGCTACGTCCACGGCCACGACTAAGTCCATGACCACGACCACGACTACGGCCATAGAAATTTCCTTGTTCGAAAGTATTCATGCCGCTCTTTTCGTGATATTTTCCACGACCTTTGCCTCTTGTAAAATAGTTCCCACGACCTCGATGGCGCACATTCCTCTCAATCATATTTGTTTCATTAAAGGGCGTAGTCCCAACCGGTCTCCTGTtgtgatttttcaataatagttcATTATTTTGCTCCGCAACAAGAAGTGTTTTCAGCAATTCATGATATTTCCGGAAATGCCTTTCacgatattgttgttgtaacaaaatgctatttacatgaaaggttgataatgttttttctatcatctcttcatatgttattatttgtccacaatagactaattttgattttatcagatgaagggctgaattatagtcactaattgatttgaaatCTTGAAATCTTAACTCTCGCCATTCATCTATGGCTTTTGGGAAAAGTACACTTTTATTAtggccaaatctttcatttagctcttcccaaagtaattttgggtcctcataattggtgtattcatgtttgagactgtcggttaaatgatgtctcaaaattgatgcagcttttgccttatcttcctcaatttttatGGGATCTTTTTCAATACCCTTTCCTTTGTCTGTGGGATTAAGTTCAATTATTGTGCataataaactttttccttttagatataatttgacatctgaagcccattgtataaaattgtttccTGTTAATTCCAGGACATTGAATTTTCTCTTTTTGAGATCAGccattattttctacaattgaaaaaatgacaaggttatttattagagatattaaagaatATTAGTCTTATCTCCCCCTGttttaatatctcaaatataataagcgtaatataatcataaataaaaataaaatagataatataatagatgataaaacatacaaaaaaaaaataaatacatatagCTAAACAAATgcaagatttataatttatttttggataattaggTAGATCATTAATGCTACGAGTAATACAATTAAATCCATAATAATAAGAAATGCATCtagtattttacttatattgtcGGCAATTGGATTGATGTGGGTGTTTGTAAATGTATTATTTGCCATGAATggttgaaggaagaagaagatgaaggagaaaaaaaaaatttattatgtttgggataaggtgtgagtggtgtgtgtgAGTTTGTGACGGTAGAAGTCCCTATTTATAGGGGGTAAAAaggtaaaaattttatttatttatttatttattgttattattatttttattattattatttatttattttttatttttttatttttatttttattattattatttttttttttagaatcgAACCCTTGacgatttacttaaattataattttcggaCCACTCTGGCATTCATTCCAGGGTGATATTTTACAATTTAGAATAAGATTTTATGTTATGTAGAAATAATGTGGTCATGTCTGCTAATAATCTGTGTTATAGGTAAATTaagacaatttattattatattgttaaataaaatagaatcaaataaaacttaaattataatcgttatttattattatttgaaggtgaaattaaattttatgagtttattaagtgattatataatttatagactaaaataaccaaatgcgtatgcacataatatgatgacatgatcagataaatagagataaaaccGTCCATAAAGGCGATAACAATGCTAAATTAACCAGTCCATAAAGGCggtcattacaaaataatattagccAGTCCATAAAGGCGGCTGGAAAATTAAAAAcgaacataaagattaaatgacattattaaaataaaatattttatgggtcatttaaatttatcttgcgACGTTTAGTACTTGTTCCTCCCTCATCATCTTAGGTTCTTTTATTACTTGATGAGGGTTTATTTTCAGCTGTTGTTGTTGGAGCACTATTAGTTGGTTGCGTTGATGGATTATTTGTTGGCTGTACCGGTGGAATATTAGTCGATGGAACTGgtggattattagttggtcgtacATGTGAATTACGAGTTGGTGGTACAGGTGGACCATTGgtattattgggattattatgtcggagctgatttaaatcagtccttgctgggtttgtagtgaaggatatggaattatgctcaattataaaatataaaaatgtgttagaaacaccttggatgatgatgttgacaccatttgattgttggtccatttgtgggtaccgatgaaggaaaaaaaatgcttaattaggttttttaaaaaaatattaccttcttgattattaagggtatagctggtgctgataacgtgttaaaaggtagggagaatatgaggagaaaagtagtataaACTTATATCAGTTTGTCTTAGCTTCTATTACATTGTTTCAGCATTCAAGATcttgcacatatatatagtgcaagatgTTGTAAGGAGACAAATATATTACTATTGAAAGAGATAGAAACCCACAAATCTATGAATCCCACAAATTTATGCATTCAGGGTATTGTTCCATCACAACAAATACGAAATTGAGAATAAATCGAAAGTAAAAATATTGAGAAAGGCTATTCTATTTTTGTATTTACTTGTCGAATGTAAGGAGTTGTAAGGAAAGATGTATCATATGAAGTTTAtccaattaatataattttgacTTGCATGTCAATTTTTAGATTAATTGGCTATATGTTTGCTTTTGTACTTAAAAAGAACTTTCTAACATGTTGTCGTCATTAATCATgttataaatgattttttttcttaatttcatgCAGTTGCACTGCTAGAATCAATTTTGTTGCATAATATTTGCACTTGCATAAGGATTATTTGTGATTAGGGCCGTCTTAAATATATTTGAGGTCctgttttaatattaaaattggg harbors:
- the LOC130799209 gene encoding uncharacterized protein LOC130799209, which gives rise to MARVKISRFQINYILLQQQYRERHFRKYHELLKTLLVAEQNNELLLKNHNRRPVGTTPFNETNMIERNVRHRGRGNYFTRGKGRGKYHEKSGMNTFEQGNFYGRSRGRGHGLSRGRGRSHKYKSTCNRCGMTGHWGRTCRTAKYLMDLYQASQKNKGKGAEANFVNEASTSGPTLDVSDFFTEDVNLHKLDPQEEDNYIF